In a genomic window of Candidatus Flexicrinis proximus:
- a CDS encoding NAD(P)-dependent oxidoreductase: MRILVTGGSGFVGSSVIRRLSGSHTVVGLSRRPTPSAHESIQHDLSVPGIAAILASVAPCEVVIHAAARIDMTPFNAEVVATNTVGALNVAALAAEWNAYVIYLSSIQVIGRPQETPITEDHPTHPLTTYHATKLFGEHMMAASVPESCSLRLTAPVGTGMPSTRILPTFVRRAATGEGLKLAGGGGRRQDYVRADDIAEAVAACIERRPRGVYNLGAGLSLSNLELARLCIETLGSWSEITFSDRPDPEEDARWEVSIEKARDAFGYSPHSDLREVIRALAEQA, from the coding sequence ATGCGTATTCTAGTCACGGGCGGGTCGGGGTTCGTGGGGTCGTCGGTTATCCGCCGGCTGTCGGGGAGCCATACGGTCGTGGGCCTGAGCAGGCGGCCCACACCCAGCGCGCACGAGTCGATCCAGCACGATCTGAGCGTCCCTGGAATCGCGGCGATTCTGGCTTCGGTCGCCCCGTGCGAGGTGGTCATCCATGCGGCGGCGCGGATCGATATGACTCCGTTCAACGCCGAGGTGGTGGCGACAAACACCGTGGGCGCGCTGAATGTCGCGGCGCTGGCCGCCGAGTGGAACGCCTATGTGATCTACCTGTCGAGCATCCAGGTCATTGGCCGCCCGCAAGAGACCCCGATTACAGAAGACCATCCGACCCACCCTTTGACGACATACCACGCGACGAAGCTGTTCGGTGAACATATGATGGCTGCCAGCGTGCCGGAGTCATGTTCGCTGCGCCTCACGGCCCCGGTCGGAACGGGAATGCCGTCCACAAGAATCCTGCCGACATTCGTCCGACGGGCCGCGACCGGCGAAGGGCTGAAGCTGGCTGGCGGAGGCGGACGCCGCCAGGATTACGTGCGCGCCGACGACATCGCGGAAGCTGTGGCGGCGTGTATCGAACGGCGCCCGCGCGGCGTGTACAACCTTGGCGCCGGGCTGAGCCTCAGCAATCTTGAGCTGGCCCGACTGTGCATCGAAACGCTCGGTTCGTGGTCGGAGATCACGTTCAGCGACCGTCCCGACCCGGAGGAGGACGCACGCTGGGAAGTCTCGATAGA